Within the Agromyces atrinae genome, the region CGAGCGGCTCGTCCGCGCCGAACGGTTCGATATCGCCGTCATCGACCTCCTCTTCCCCGGCGTCGACGGCTGGGCCATCGCCGAACGCATCCGTGAGCTGTCGCCGACGACCGACATCGTCATCGCCTCCGTCCTCGACCAGTCCGACTACCCGAAGGCCGACGGCGTCCTTCCCAAACCATTCACGGGAGCCGAAGTGAAGCGCCTCGTGTCGACCCTCGCCACCCGGCGAGAAGGGGAGGCCTCGTGACCGCGGCGCGTGTCATCATCGCCGACGACGATCCCGACATCCGCGGGCTCCTCGAGATCGCAGCCCGCAAGGCGGGACTCGAGATCGTCAGTTCCCACGGCGACGGAGCGAGCGCCCTCGCCTCGGCGCTCGCGAACGATCCCGACCTCATGCTCCTCGACGTCGCGATGCCCGAGATGAACGGTGTCGACGTCGCTCGTGAGCTCCGCTCCGCACGAGACGACGGCCGCCCTCGCGTGCTCATGGTCTCGGCGAGCGTCGATGCCACCTCCCAGGCTGCCGGCGTCGCCGCTGGCGCAGATGATTACGTTATGAAGCCGTTCAGCCTTCGCGTCCTCGTCGAACGCCTGAAATCGATCGTTGCGGACGAGTGAGCCCGTCCGACTGGCTGAGCCGGGTCGT harbors:
- a CDS encoding response regulator transcription factor; translation: MSGDRALQVVVVDDSDDQRELLRTQFARAGCDVSTAVDSFEAERLVRAERFDIAVIDLLFPGVDGWAIAERIRELSPTTDIVIASVLDQSDYPKADGVLPKPFTGAEVKRLVSTLATRREGEAS
- a CDS encoding response regulator produces the protein MTAARVIIADDDPDIRGLLEIAARKAGLEIVSSHGDGASALASALANDPDLMLLDVAMPEMNGVDVARELRSARDDGRPRVLMVSASVDATSQAAGVAAGADDYVMKPFSLRVLVERLKSIVADE